Proteins encoded together in one Camelina sativa cultivar DH55 chromosome 9, Cs, whole genome shotgun sequence window:
- the LOC104713905 gene encoding GDSL esterase/lipase At2g24560, whose amino-acid sequence MSTYKTKTFTLFIATLLLSSCNTAANTTRQPLFPAILIFGDSTVDTGNNNYHSQTIFKARHLPYGIDLPNHKPSGRFTNGKIFSDIIATKLNIKQFVPPFLQPNLSDQDIVTGVCFASAGAGYDDRTSLSTQAIRISEQPKMFKSYIVRLKSIVGDKKAMEIINNALVVISAGPNDFILNYYDIPSRRLEFPYISGYQDFVLKKLDNFVQELYSLGCRKFMVGGLPPMGCLPIQMTAKFHNARRFCLEQENRDSVLYNQKLQKLLPQIEASLKGSKILYSNVYDPMMDMMQNPSKYGFKETKRGCCGTGHLETSFMCNAFSPTCRNHSEFLFFDSIHPSEATYNYMANLLDTQIRGWLA is encoded by the exons atgtcgacttataaaaccaaaaccttcaCTCTCTTCATAGCAACACTACTACTCTCGTCCTGCAACACAGCCGCAAACACCACAAGGCAACCGTTATTCCCAGCGATTCTAATCTTTGGCGATTCAACAGTTGATACAGGAAACAACAACTACCACTCACAAACGATCTTCAAAGCTAGACATCTTCCTTATGGAATTGATCTCCCAAACCACAAACCCAGTGGAAGATTCACAAATGGGAAAATCTTCTCAGACATTATCGCAACAAAACTCAACATCAAACAGTTTGTTCCTCCCTTCTTACAACCAAATCTCTCCGACCAAGATATTGTAACCGGAGTCTGTTTTGCATCAGCTGGTGCGGGTTACGATGACCGTACCAGTCTCTCCACTCAAGCGATTCGTATCTCGGAACAGCCAAAGATGTTCAAGAGTTACATTGTTCGTCTGAAAAGTATCGTAGGAGACAAGAAAGCTATGGAGATCATAAACAATGCCTTGGTGGTTATAAGTGCAGGTCCTAACGATTTTATCTTGAATTATTACGATATTCCTTCTAGGCGTCTAGAGTTCCCTTACATTTCTGGTTACCAAGACTTTGTCCTTAAGAAGCTTGACAACTTCGTGCAG GAGCTTTACAGTTTAGGTTGCCGAAAATTTATGGTTGGGGGTTTACCACCAATGGGTTGTTTACCGATTCAAATGACTGCTAAATTCCACAACGCACGAAGGTTCTGCTTGGAACAAGAGAACCGAGACTCTGTCTTATACAATCAGAAACTTCAGAAGCTATTACCTCAGATCGAAGCATCTCTTAAAGGAAGCAAAATCCTTTACTCCAATGTCTATGACCCAATGATGGACATGATGCAAAACCCTAGCAAATACG GGTTTAAAGAGACGAAGAGAGGATGTTGTGGAACAGGGCATTTAGAGACGAGCTTCATGTGTAATGCTTTTTCTCCAACGTGTAGAAATCACTcggagtttttgttctttgactCGATTCATCCCTCGGAAGCTACCTACAATTATATGGCCAATTTACTGGATACTCAAATCCGTGGATGGCTTGCCTAA
- the LOC104713906 gene encoding probable WRKY transcription factor 17 has translation MTVDILRIPKMEDQTAIQEAASQGLQSMEHLIRVLSNRSEERNVDCSEITDFTVSKFKKVISLLDRTGHARFRRGPVHSPPPPPPSSSSAPPPPPPAKITPLSPVPIQISAPVSFVQSHQQSVTLDFTRPSVFGAKTKSSEVVEFAKESFSVSSNNSSFMSSAITGDGSVSKGSSIFLAPAAPLPSSAKPPLSGLPYRKRCFEHDHSEDFSGKISGSGNGNGKCHCKKSRKNRMKRTVRVPAISAKIADIPPDEYSWRKYGQKPIKGSPHPRGYYKCSTFRGCPARKHVERALDDSTMLIVTYEGEHRHNQSAMMHENMMTSPSVSGLVFGSA, from the exons ATGACCGTTGATATCTTGCGTATACCGAAGATGGAAGATCAAACAGCTATACAAGAAGCTGCTTCACAAGGCTTACAAAGCATGGAACACTTGATCCGTGTCCTCTCTAACCGTTCTGAAGAACGTAACGTCGACTGTTCCGAAATCACTGATTTCACCGTTTCTAAGTTCAAGAAAGTCATCTCTCTTCTTGACCGTACCGGTCACGCTCGGTTTAGACGTGGTCCGGTTCAttcccctcctcctcctcccccttCATCTTCCTccgctcctcctcctcctccaccggcCAAAATAACGCCTCTTTCTCCGGTTCCGATTCAGATCTCTGCTCCAGTTAGTTTCGTTCAGTCACATCAACAAAGCGTGACGTTAGATTTCACTAGACCAAGCGTGTTTGGCGCTAAAACAAAGAGCTCGGAGGTGGTTGAGTTCGCTAAGGAGAGCTTTAGCGTATCATCTAATAACTCTTCTTTCATGTCTTCCGCTATCACCGGTGACGGAAGCGTCTCTAAAGGATCTTCGATCTTTCTCGCTCCGGCGGCTCCATTGCCTTCCTCAGCGAAACCGCCTCTTTCTGGTCTTCCTTATAGAAAGAGATGCTTTGAACATGATCACTCCGAGGACTTTTCCGGCAAGATCTCTGGCTCCGGCAACGGCAACGGCAAGTGCCACTGCAAGAAAAG CCGGAAAAATCGGATGAAGAGAACCGTGAGAGTACCGGCGATAAGTGCAAAGATCGCCGATATACCACCGGACGAGTATTCATGGAGGAAGTACGGACAAAAACCGATCAAAGGCTCACCACATCCACG GGGTTATTACAAGTGTAGTACATTTAGAGGATGTCCAGCGAGGAAACACGTGGAACGAGCATTGGATGATTCGACGATGCTGATTGTGACTTACGAAGGAGAGCATCGCCACAACCAGTCAGCGATGATGCATGAGAATATGATGACTTCTCCTAGCGTGAGCGGTTTGGTATTTGGTTCGGCTTGA
- the LOC104713904 gene encoding uncharacterized protein LOC104713904, whose product MEVMVGSSFGIGMAAYVRDRGGVTAAQDKAVQTALFLADESGRGGSQIGIGLRMSKSPEESSDSSSSSIGESSENEEEEEEEDDTVSYRGGGGTLDSFSSSLEDSLPIKRGLSNHYVGKSKSFGNLMEAASNNNAKDLEKFENPFNKRRRLVIANKLRMRGRSMSASNFYSWQNPNSMPLLALQEPNEDDHHHHNDEYEDEDDDDDRRKMAMMMMKNKRDLMAQTRSCFCLSSLQEEDDGDVDDDE is encoded by the exons ATGGAGGTTATGGTGGGATCATCGTTTGGAATCGGCATGGCGGCGTACGTTAGAGATCGTGGCGGCGTTACGGCGGCGCAGGATAAGGCTGTTCAGACGGCTCTGTTTTTGGCTGATGAATCTGGACGCGGTGGATCTCAGATCGGGATCGGGTTGAGGATGAGTAAATCGCCGGAGGAATCGTCGGATAGCTCGTCGTCGTCGATCGGAGAGAGCAGTGAaaacgaggaggaggaggaggaagaggacgaCACCGTTTCGTATCGAGGAGGTGGAGGAACACTTGATTCGTTTAGTTCTTCTCTTGAAGACTCTCTTCCGATTAA gaGAGGGTTGTCGAATCATTATGTCGGGAAATCGAAATCGTTTGGGAATTTAATGGAAGCAGCGAGCAACAACAACGCCAAGGATTTGGAGAAATTTGAGAATCCATTTAACAAGAGGAGGAGATTGGTTATAGCTAATAAGCTAAGGATGAGAGGAAGATCTATGTCTGCTTCGAATTTTTACTCGTggcaaaaccctaattctatGCCTTTACTTGCGTTACAAGAACCTAATgaagatgatcatcatcatcataatgatgagtatgaggatgaggatgatgatgatgaccgtAGGAAGatggcgatgatgatgatgaagaataaGAGAGATTTGATGGCTCAGACTCGAAGCTGTTTCTGTCTAAGTAGTTTGCAAGAGGaggatgatggtgatgttgatgatgatgaataa